A single genomic interval of Spinacia oleracea cultivar Varoflay chromosome 6, BTI_SOV_V1, whole genome shotgun sequence harbors:
- the LOC110803610 gene encoding uncharacterized protein isoform X1, with translation MENNKKPQISSSSSLTSQLFGSQESSSSNDVLASIFPPSKGTGRNSAYSETRGSWQKDPSGNQTWNIKQDNTYKQGDAAYGSSGNKERGTVYQQEGGEPCYMSSSVYYGGREVYAKSSATQTSTSYPTFKKDGGEDDPSGVSRGNWWQGSLYY, from the exons atggagaatAATAAGAAGCCACAAATAAGTTCATCTTCATCTCTTACTTCTCAGCTTTTTGGGTCTCAAGAATCATCATCATCTAATGATGTTCTTGCCTCCATCTTCCCACCTTCAAAG GGGACGGGAAGGAATTCTGCCTATTCCGAGACCAGAGGATCATGGCAGAAGGACCCATCTGGAAATCAGACATGGAATATTAAACAAG ATAACACGTATAAACAAGGCGATGCAGCTTATGGTAGCTCGGGTAATAAAGAAAGAGGTACGGTTTACCAACAAGAGGGAGGAGAACCATGTTATATGAGCTCCTCTGTTTACTATGGTGGGCGAGAAGTGTACGCGAAATCATCTGCTACTCAGACTTCCACTTCATACCCTACA TTCAAGAAAGATGGTGGAGAGGATGATCCAAGTGGTGTTTCAAGGGGAAATTGGTGGCAAGGATCACTTTATTACTAG
- the LOC110803610 gene encoding uncharacterized protein isoform X2 has protein sequence MENNKKPQISSSSSLTSQLFGSQESSSSNDVLASIFPPSKGTGRNSAYSETRGSWQKDPSGNQTWNIKQDNTYKQGDAAYGSSGNKERGTVYQQEGGEPCYMSSSVYYGGREVYAKSSATQTSTSYPTLLMY, from the exons atggagaatAATAAGAAGCCACAAATAAGTTCATCTTCATCTCTTACTTCTCAGCTTTTTGGGTCTCAAGAATCATCATCATCTAATGATGTTCTTGCCTCCATCTTCCCACCTTCAAAG GGGACGGGAAGGAATTCTGCCTATTCCGAGACCAGAGGATCATGGCAGAAGGACCCATCTGGAAATCAGACATGGAATATTAAACAAG ATAACACGTATAAACAAGGCGATGCAGCTTATGGTAGCTCGGGTAATAAAGAAAGAGGTACGGTTTACCAACAAGAGGGAGGAGAACCATGTTATATGAGCTCCTCTGTTTACTATGGTGGGCGAGAAGTGTACGCGAAATCATCTGCTACTCAGACTTCCACTTCATACCCTACA TTGTTAATGTATTAG